A region of the Ignavibacteriota bacterium genome:
GTTTTCACAAACGAAAACGTGTCACGTGTTGCAATTTGTGTCGCTTCATCTTTTGTGGTGATGTACCATTTGTATGTTCCGTTCGCCAGTGAAGCAACATTATTCAGAGTGAAGGATGTGTCGGTAGTAAGAACATACATTGTATCAACTCCCGGTCCTTTCAGAGAAAACCAATACGCGTGCGGATCTTTCGCCGGGTCTGCAACTCTTGACCATTTGAAATTAATCGGATTGTTCGAACAGAACGCTTGTTGGTTCGCGGGTTCAAGTAAACTGACCGGGGTGCGCGGAGCGAGATTATTAAACCGAAATACAAACAAGCCGTTCTGCATATCGCCTGCAATCACTTTGCCCGACCAGAAATACGGATAGACAGCCCATACACCATTGTACCCGGGGGCGGGTTCTAACGATGTATCATAATATCCCGCCGTTGTAGGTGAATATGGATTTGAAATGTCAACAACCTGAATACCTGCTGTGTACCATGCTACATAAGCATAATTACCGCGCACAAAAACATTGTGTACGATATCGTCACCTCCAACTCTATATGTTGCAATCGGCGAAGTTGGTGCTGGTGGAATATTTTGCACATCCCAGAACTTCAAATTTTTTACTGAATTGCCGACTTCATCGGTTGTAATGACAAAATTGCCATCGGTTGTTGTCCATGCATTATGCGTTCCGGCATTGCTGTACGTTATTTTTGTAATATGTGTTGGGTTAGCCTTGTTAGTAATGTTTGCTACATTCAATCCGCCCGGGGTATAAATGCTCGCCGAATACAATCGGTTTCCATGCACGTAACTGTCATGCGCATATTCCTGTTGGTATTGACCGACATAGGTTGGCGTATCAACGTTTGCTAGACTAAAAATCAGTACGCCTCCTGGCGACCAATTCGCGCTTCCATTGAGATACATGTATCCATCGAAAATTTCGATGCTGTGATTTCTCAAAATATTTTTCGAGCCACTTGTGTAATTGAATGAGCGAACAAGGTTTGCAGAGTTGGGAAGGTTTTCGAGATTGATGATTTGTACACCACTTCCTCCTTCGCTGACGACATATGCGCGTTGCTTGTAGGTTCGCATCTCACGCCAGATAGAGGATGGTCCGCTGATGTGCGTAATTTCCCGGATTGAATCGGTGCTGGTTATATCGATGATTTGCGTGCCGGTGTACGTCCCGACGATTGCATATTCACGACCGTTCGGAGCGACATACCCCCAACATGCAGAATATGAAATGTTATCTCCCGACGTACCATGCTTTTGGTCAAGATGACCGACGAACGAAAGACCGTTTTGCGAGAAAAGAGAGGAAGTGAAAAGAACAACCAACGAAACAATGATAAAAAGGAGTTGAACGAATTTCATAGCGAGGATAAAACTTTTTGATTACTGAAGAACAAAAATATCAGGTAGAAATAAAACGGCACGGAGTCCCGTACAACGGGATTCTCCGTGCCGATAATGTAATTATTTACTTGATGACGTTACGTGACTTACTTCATCAAGAGGAGTTTCTTGACATCCTGATATGTCTTCACTCCGACAACGCCGTTTTCATCTTCAATGCCATTCGGCGCTTCGACGACGATGCGATAGAAGTACACACCACTGACGAGATTGGTTGCAACGAACTCGAATTCATGTTCACCTTCGTACATCTCTTCACGATTAATGAGTGAAGCGACTTCACGACCGAGCATGTCGAATACTTTCAACGTTACCATTCCATCTTCCGGCAGCGAGAATTTAATCGTCGTGCTTGGGTTGAACGGGTTAGGATAGTTCTGTTCGAGCGCAAACGCAACCGGAGTCTCGGACACAACTTCATCTTCATTGAGAGTGATGACCGTGCGTTCTCCCGTCAGGTTCAGATGCAAATAAGGAACTTCGTACAACCGTCTTGTACCTTTGAACACCGTCTTTCGGGCGAAGCTGACTGTATCAACCGTCCCCTGGAACGATGTGTTGAGCATCTTCACAACATCGTAATACAGTTGTGCGGTTGCGGGAGATTCCAGCACTCCAAAGGTAGCAAAACTATCTGCCTTCGATGCAATCTGGATAACTGATTTACCGCAGAACATATTTCCGCTTTCATCATCGAAGATGAGGTCGCCGAATCCGTTCGGAGTTTTTCCTGCTGCACTGGCTACAATGTTAATTCGCAATGCGGCAAGTTCGGCAAAGAACGCGTTGTTGTGTTTCTTCGGAGAAACACTCGCTTGCTTTCCGACAAACGGCTTCGAGCCAATTAAATCGAAGGCACGCGGTGTTCCCTGGTGACGTCGTCCGCCATCATAGAACGATTTCGATGCATCGGAGAATCGTGTAATCTGTGCCCAACCATAACGCAAGGCAAGCGTTCCGGTAAGCGCAACACCGGTTTTCAATCCCGTGCTTCCAAATGCGTTCTGTTGATAGAGTTCTTCAATCAAATTGAGTGCGTTCGGCTGCGGTAATCCCGGCTGATTTCGCAAGAACGAGGAAACGCTCACTTTATCTGCAGCATTCCACTTATAGGTTGCTTTAATCGGATTCCCGGAACTGCCGACACCTTCAACAAAGACAGTATCGCCATTGGCAACGCTCAAGTTCACCGGTCCGAATCGCTTGCTGTTAAAGACGCCAACAACTGTATCGTTAGCACCTCGAACGCGATGAATCTTTCCGTTTGCCGAGACATTAAAGTCTAATTGCAGGAAATGCGAAGCGGAATTCGGCGTAATCAATTTGAACCTGAAGTTCACAATATTTGCAACGCGCTTCACCGGCTTTCCGATTTTTCCTCTTGCATCTTTTGAAAGAGCAATCGTATCGCCGCTGAACGTTCGGAAGGCGCCGGTATCGGGTGAGAAGTTTCCGAAATCTTTTCCGGTTACATTCGTCCCGCTGGTGATTGTAATAGAGTACATTCCACCCGGCGGATATGTTTGTGTATATCCGTCCTGCTGAACTTCGGTGACTGTATACGTATCATAGAACAAACCATCAAACATAAAGTTGCCGTTCGCATCCGTCATCAACTGATGAGAATTGCCCGGCTTCGTACCGACTGCGTTAATCGTCCAATCAGACATCCCGATTTCACCCGCATCCTTCACGCCGTTGCCATTGAAGTCTTTCCACTTCATACCGCTGATGGAGCCGAATTCGAAGTTCCCGAAGTTATATCCGGTACGAGCCTGACCTGATTGCAGATTCACCTGATACACACCGCTTGCAGGTTGCGTTACCGTCCATCCGGCAGATTGGTTTTCGGAAATCGTATACGTTCCCGGTCTCAATCCACTGAAGAGATACGCACCTGCGGCATCGGTCATCATTGTATCGGACGTAGTTCCGTTGATATAGATTGCCCAGTTTTGAATTCCGGCATCATTCGTTCCGGTGCTATCACCGTTTGCATCTTCATATTTTCTTCCTGCAAGAGATGCAAGACGGTAGTTTCCGAAGTCAACTCCGGTTTGCGCCTGACCTGCGGTAAGCGAAATTGAATGTGTTCCGTTTGCAGGATAACTTTGATACCAGCCCTGTTGCATACCTTCTGACACAACATAGTCGCCTTCATCAATATCTTCAAACGCGTACGCGCCGTTTGCATCAGTTGTTGTTGAATCGGTCATCGCTCCGGAAATGTAAATCTTCCAACCGCTTAATCCGGGTTCACCGTTGTCTTTCACACCATCGGCATCAAGGTCTTCGAACTTCATACCGCTGATGGAACCTGCTGTAACCGGGAGATATTCCGTGTATTTTGAAATTTGTCCAGACGCGCCAACGGCATATCCGACAATAACACCTGCGCCAGAAACAACTTTCATTTGCATATGATTGAACGCGCCTGAACGACTATGGTCTGTCGTCCAACTGGCACCCTGGTCTGTTGTTTTGTAAAGCGTTGTACCGCTTGCCATCCACCATCGTTGTGTCGGGATTGAAACACCAGCCGGGAACAATGCGCTACCCGAACCTGCGTTTGCGGTCGCACTCCATGATGTACCACCGTTGTTCGATGCGGCGGTAACACCGGTTGCGGCGCCAAGCATGCCCAGTTGTGAATTGATGAATGAAACACCATACGAATTTGGCGCCGGCGTTGCAGAATATTGCCACGACGCTCCGCCATTGGTTGTGTAATAGACACGTGAGTTATTCGTTCCGTACCAACCGAGTTGTGATCCTTTCCATTCAAATGAGTTGTTCCATCCCGCTTCTGTTCCTGCTTGTGCTAACGTTCCATACGGTGTCCATGAAGTTCCGCCGTTGGTAGTTTGTAAGAGAGTCCACTGACTGTTGACCGGGTCGCCCATCGCCAAACCGTTCGTTGCATCAAACATATATACCGCGTTGATAAACGCGCCTGTACCTGTATTTTGGTACACCATTGACCAACTTGTTCCACCAGTCGTTGTACGATAGATTCTGCCATCGTTTCCTGCTGATGGATTAACGCAAACAAACGCAACATCACCGCTTACTGCAAACACCTGATGATTGGGTTGTCCGCTTAACGGAATTGCCGTAGCCGACCATGTAGCACCGCCGTTCGTTGTTCTGCGAACAACACCTGCATCACCGACTGCCCATGCAACTTGATCATCTACCACAGAAACACTGTACAACGCCGAAGTTGTACCGCTTGTCTGCGTTGCCCATGTCGCCGGCGGCGATGAAGAAATTGTGAAGTTACCATTACTCATGTCTGTAATTGAAGAGTTATTCTTGTCAGACACACGAACTCTGCCCATCGTTGTTGGCGCATTCGGAATGGTCCACAGGTACGAACCCGTTTCATTGAGACTCGTTGCACCGCGCAATGCATCTTTCGGATGCGTTCCATCAACGATTAACGATGCAGGAACTCCTGCGTTGATAAGTAACCATGTAGTTCCCGCGTCAGTTGAATATTCAATCTTCACAGAATCAACAAGATTTTTATTCCATGTAATATTATATGACTGTCCGACGATGAACGATTCACCACCGTTCGGATACGTTACCTGCACCCAGGGTGAACCGCCGGTAACATCCATTCGCACACCGATATTCTTTGTATCGGTTGTGTTGCCGGAGAGACGGAGCCGACCGCTGTATGTTCCTGCCGGAAGTTCAATCCCGGGATGTGTACGAACCTGAACCGTATGGCTTGCACCCGGAGCGAGTGTTCCGGTTGTTACGTTTGTGGAAAGCCACGGATACAAATCTGCTGTGAACATCAGCGCGAGATTGTTATGGACATAGGTATTGTTGTACACTACTTGCAGTCCATCTGTTCCTGTTGCGTTCTCAATTCCAATTGATGACGAGTTCAACGGGTTGGTCATTGTCAGATACTGACAGAGAATTTCGCCACTCGGTTTGAGAATAATCTGGAACGTGTACGGTCCGCCGGTACTGAAATGTGGCGCGTTGTAATACTCAATGATGTAGCGGTTATTTGTTGCATCATGGTAGTAATAAACACCGCCGGAAGTGCGTACATCCAAGTCATCCCAGAATCCGAAGATGTTGAGATTCGGTTCGCCCGTAGATGGAATTGCTACGTTTGAAAATGTATGATTTGTCGAAACGACATCGAAACTAATAAATCCGTTTGTAGTAATCTTCACGGAGTTATAGGTATTTCCATAGAACGGGAAGTTGAACGGCAACGTCTGGATATTATGACCTTCATCGCCCGTACCGCTACCCCAATCGGTAATCTGCGTACCAACGGTTGTAATATCAACCCAGTTAAACGCCGGACCTCCGGGTTCATCGCTGTCAATCCAGCGATACCCGAATGCATCGGGACCACCTGCGCCCATCAACTGCGGCGTTCCACTCCTCGGGTCTTCGACGCCTTTGGGTAATTCATACGCCGGTTCCGGGTTCGGAACAATTACGCTTGAAACAACACCGGTTCCTGCTTCATCAATGCGATAGCGTAATGTATCGGTTCCCGTGTTGTTGATTGTCAGATTCTGAGATAACGTATCAGGTCCTGAAGGATGACTGACATAGAATGAATCCGGTGAAGCGGTGAAGTGTGCAACGCCAATGCTTCGTCCGCTCAATTTCACTGTTGGAGCGGAAGCATCATTAGAAACAAAACTCATCACACTACTGTACAAACCACCGGGAGACGGCGCTGTAAATGTCACGGTGACGCGTTGTGTATCAAGTGAGTTCAACGTAAAGTTTGCCGGCGATGCCGAGAAACCGGAATTGGTCAATTGAATATCTGTCACGTTCAAAGAACCGCCGCCGATATTTTTCACCAATACCGACAATGATGTATTCGCGCCAATCTCAACATTCCCAAAGCCGAGTGAATCGGGAGTCACCGCTAATCGTGCGCCTGCAGGAGGAACGACAAATAAGTGAGCGGGAATATTGAGACTGTCTGCTAACGTTGAGTTCGTTGCAGTGATTTCAATCCTGCCGTAGTAATCGCCCGGATTATTATAGATGCTCGGGTCGGTTGCATCAAATGTCGCGGCAAGTTGTGTTGAGTCGTTGATGAGAACCGTTCCCGTTGTTGGATTGATACTTAACCATGTCCCACCACCACCATTTACACCCGGAGGACTAAACAGAATTGCTAAATTATCATGAACATACGTATTATTGAAAACAACCTGTAAGCCTATTGTACCCGTGCTATTCTCGATACCAATCGTTGCTGAGTTTAATGTGCCAACCATATTCTTGTATTGATACACAATTTGTCCATTTGCTTGTACTATCACCTGGAATGTAAAGCGGCTTGTTTCAGTAGTGCCATATTTCTTAACGCTATCGTACTGTACAATATATCTGTTGTTGGCTGCATCAAAATATTTCCAAACACTTCCTCCATTTGTTGATCGAAGATCAAGATCGTCCCAGAACGGGGCTATTAAATTATTAGGTTCAGTCGTGGTTGGTATAGCTGCATTTGTGATTCCAGTTGCCGTAGATGTGAAAGTCAAAAATCCATTCGATACTATTCTGATGGAGTTGAACGTATTTCCATAGAAGGTAAAATCAAACCCAAGCGGGAAAGGTCCGCGATTAACATCATCCCCCAAGGTGACTGTATCTCCTACTCCACGTATATCCATCCACGAAAATTGGGGACCACCGGGCTCATCACTATCTATCCATGTATAGCCTGTAGAATCTGGGCCACCTTTACCCATAAGAACAAGAGGACCAAATCTTGGGTCAAATTCGTTTTTACCAAATTCTGCGTATGGATCTTTTAACGGACTGTTCTCTGCAAATAATTGTGCTGGTTGAAATCGCTTGGATGATTTGATCGCCATCGGTACTTCAATAGGAATAGCATTAACTCCTGCATTTACTGAGTACATCACCGCGCGGGCATTGAAATTTCCATCCAACGTTCCATCGTTTCCAACATTGAACAGGATAGAATCTTTTACACCGCCTTCAAGTGTTTTATCTAATGTTGTTGTTGCGCTGAAGAAATGAGGCGCACCCACGGCTGTACCGGCAACATTGACTGTCATTGTATCATTAAGCGGGTCGTTGCTGAGAATATAAATTTCACCCGTTTCCGCGCCTGCCGGCATTTGCGGGCTGTATGTGATATATAACTTCGCACTATCTTCCGGGGCGATTGTGGCACTTGATAATTGTGTCGTGAAATCTCCGTTCGTAGAAACGACAGACGAAATATTGAGTTGTGCTGTTCCGATGTTCCGGATTTTCACGCTATCGGTTTTTGTCTGGTAAATAATTACCTGACCGAAATCTTTCGAAAGCGGATTCACGGCTATGCCGGGTCCTTCGAGAGGAATCACGCGCAATGATGCCGGCACCGTCACGCTTCCTGAAATATCCTGATGTGTTGCATCAACAAAAATATTTGCAAGATACGTTGTGCTTGGAGTTAATCCCGTAGCATCGAACGTGTTCGTGATGTTCACGCTGCCCATTGCCGGGATGGTACCAAATGAAGGCTCGTGCGAGAGCCAATCTACGCCGCGCAACTTGTAGAGAATTGCAAGATTGTTGTGAACATACGTGTTATTGTACACAACCTGTAATCCGATATCACCTGCGGAATTTTCAATTCCGAGCGTTGAGGCATTAACTGTCTGTTGCATATCCAAATACTGAACAAGAACAGTTCCGTTCGGTTGCAGAATAATTTCAAACGTGTACAAACCGGGAGTCGTTGTTCCGTAATGTGGAATATTATTGTACTGAACGATGAACTGACTGTTTGCGGCATCATAGTAATAGTACACAGTTCCGCCTGCACCCGGATCGAGGTCATCCCAGAATGCATAAATAGCATCATTGGGTGAAGCAGATGATGGTATCGCTCCGTTAGTCGCACCATAACTTGTCGAAGCGACATCAAAACCGAGGAAACCGTTTGTTCCGATTCTTGCCGAGGTATAATTATTTCCATACCAATTGAATGTAAACGGCAGCGTCACAACAAAGTGTCCATCGTCATCCGTACCACCCGACCAAGTTGTAATCGGAGTCCCTACCGTTGAGATGTCAATCCAATTAAATGCGGGACCACCCGGTTCGTCACTATCAATCCAAACATAACCGAAAGCATCCGGTCCGCCTTTCCCCATGGTTTGATTGG
Encoded here:
- a CDS encoding choice-of-anchor D domain-containing protein; the encoded protein is MYNNATISRYLWCIILSLFFMGVVVAQQQPDPRKWSQIDLRMSKVARSAEQVKVPLSVKEYVHPVTTPTTYNTAQGMLTVNPSFRVHPTTWSTQSEVPITRHPLNGNIMYGSANTVDLGVSFISEGMYLTTDGGNTWFGSDTTAAATLSQHSGDPAPVITPNGTLIISYLYGNGVGASRSTNMGATWDATDVLESGSSDKNHTFVDDVPTSPYYGRVYATWSDFSQSLPPTAVSYSSDDGATWSAYQIIHTGLSGHYDQGVNGVVGVDGTAYIFWQNPVAGSPYTGDFVGMGKSTNGGATWTVTPNIYDCNGIRGTISQKASIRTNDFPSTGIDKTNGARRGWIYSVTAEKNLAPAGSDPDIVLHRSTDGGTTWSAGIRVNQDALNNGKIQYMPWLVVDDAGAVNVIFYDDRETTSDSAMVYVARSLDGGTTWTEIPIPDSRFKPQPISGLAGGYQGDYIGITYGIGKVWPYWMSNRSGTYQAWTTSIVTTEGFGFVEGMVTTNSNPIGGVALDFIEPELQLPGASDATGYYFAGARVDTPGTQATYTLRARKFGYLDTTYQVTLMRGDTVLQDVVMTPAPGGTLSVYAHTTSGAPIKANVKVKFNGTEVINEYTDSLTGMFAAPLPVGTYEVLVDPPSPYGHKTYTNVAITENTTTPIDAELRPVVEASPTALYDTLGVGQSNTVMLTLTNTTSDSVPFRLSNDEALFRNLPKQPQFAENSPSKDLNLVVGKDEQDPRFGPNQTMGKGGPDAFGYVWIDSDEPGGPAFNWIDISTVGTPITTWSGGTDDDGHFVVTLPFTFNWYGNNYTSARIGTNGFLGFDVASTSYGATNGAIPSSASPNDAIYAFWDDLDPGAGGTVYYYYDAANSQFIVQYNNIPHYGTTTPGLYTFEIILQPNGTVLVQYLDMQQTVNASTLGIENSAGDIGLQVVYNNTYVHNNLAILYKLRGVDWLSHEPSFGTIPAMGSVNITNTFDATGLTPSTTYLANIFVDATHQDISGSVTVPASLRVIPLEGPGIAVNPLSKDFGQVIIYQTKTDSVKIRNIGTAQLNISSVVSTNGDFTTQLSSATIAPEDSAKLYITYSPQMPAGAETGEIYILSNDPLNDTMTVNVAGTAVGAPHFFSATTTLDKTLEGGVKDSILFNVGNDGTLDGNFNARAVMYSVNAGVNAIPIEVPMAIKSSKRFQPAQLFAENSPLKDPYAEFGKNEFDPRFGPLVLMGKGGPDSTGYTWIDSDEPGGPQFSWMDIRGVGDTVTLGDDVNRGPFPLGFDFTFYGNTFNSIRIVSNGFLTFTSTATGITNAAIPTTTEPNNLIAPFWDDLDLRSTNGGSVWKYFDAANNRYIVQYDSVKKYGTTETSRFTFQVIVQANGQIVYQYKNMVGTLNSATIGIENSTGTIGLQVVFNNTYVHDNLAILFSPPGVNGGGGTWLSINPTTGTVLINDSTQLAATFDATDPSIYNNPGDYYGRIEITATNSTLADSLNIPAHLFVVPPAGARLAVTPDSLGFGNVEIGANTSLSVLVKNIGGGSLNVTDIQLTNSGFSASPANFTLNSLDTQRVTVTFTAPSPGGLYSSVMSFVSNDASAPTVKLSGRSIGVAHFTASPDSFYVSHPSGPDTLSQNLTINNTGTDTLRYRIDEAGTGVVSSVIVPNPEPAYELPKGVEDPRSGTPQLMGAGGPDAFGYRWIDSDEPGGPAFNWVDITTVGTQITDWGSGTGDEGHNIQTLPFNFPFYGNTYNSVKITTNGFISFDVVSTNHTFSNVAIPSTGEPNLNIFGFWDDLDVRTSGGVYYYHDATNNRYIIEYYNAPHFSTGGPYTFQIILKPSGEILCQYLTMTNPLNSSSIGIENATGTDGLQVVYNNTYVHNNLALMFTADLYPWLSTNVTTGTLAPGASHTVQVRTHPGIELPAGTYSGRLRLSGNTTDTKNIGVRMDVTGGSPWVQVTYPNGGESFIVGQSYNITWNKNLVDSVKIEYSTDAGTTWLLINAGVPASLIVDGTHPKDALRGATSLNETGSYLWTIPNAPTTMGRVRVSDKNNSSITDMSNGNFTISSSPPATWATQTSGTTSALYSVSVVDDQVAWAVGDAGVVRRTTNGGATWSATAIPLSGQPNHQVFAVSGDVAFVCVNPSAGNDGRIYRTTTGGTSWSMVYQNTGTGAFINAVYMFDATNGLAMGDPVNSQWTLLQTTNGGTSWTPYGTLAQAGTEAGWNNSFEWKGSQLGWYGTNNSRVYYTTNGGASWQYSATPAPNSYGVSFINSQLGMLGAATGVTAASNNGGTSWSATANAGSGSALFPAGVSIPTQRWWMASGTTLYKTTDQGASWTTDHSRSGAFNHMQMKVVSGAGVIVGYAVGASGQISKYTEYLPVTAGSISGMKFEDLDADGVKDNGEPGLSGWKIYISGAMTDSTTTDANGAYAFEDIDEGDYVVSEGMQQGWYQSYPANGTHSISLTAGQAQTGVDFGNYRLASLAGRKYEDANGDSTGTNDAGIQNWAIYINGTTSDTMMTDAAGAYLFSGLRPGTYTISENQSAGWTVTQPASGVYQVNLQSGQARTGYNFGNFEFGSISGMKWKDFNGNGVKDAGEIGMSDWTINAVGTKPGNSHQLMTDANGNFMFDGLFYDTYTVTEVQQDGYTQTYPPGGMYSITITSGTNVTGKDFGNFSPDTGAFRTFSGDTIALSKDARGKIGKPVKRVANIVNFRFKLITPNSASHFLQLDFNVSANGKIHRVRGANDTVVGVFNSKRFGPVNLSVANGDTVFVEGVGSSGNPIKATYKWNAADKVSVSSFLRNQPGLPQPNALNLIEELYQQNAFGSTGLKTGVALTGTLALRYGWAQITRFSDASKSFYDGGRRHQGTPRAFDLIGSKPFVGKQASVSPKKHNNAFFAELAALRINIVASAAGKTPNGFGDLIFDDESGNMFCGKSVIQIASKADSFATFGVLESPATAQLYYDVVKMLNTSFQGTVDTVSFARKTVFKGTRRLYEVPYLHLNLTGERTVITLNEDEVVSETPVAFALEQNYPNPFNPSTTIKFSLPEDGMVTLKVFDMLGREVASLINREEMYEGEHEFEFVATNLVSGVYFYRIVVEAPNGIEDENGVVGVKTYQDVKKLLLMK